The Nematostella vectensis chromosome 11, jaNemVect1.1, whole genome shotgun sequence nucleotide sequence GGCGCGCACTAAAACGGCTTCCCAGTTCTGTTATAATCGTAAAAGAAACTTTTCCTCAatacaaataagaaaaatacatctacAAATCAAGACTTATCTATCTAGCTCAGGTAAGAACGACCTTGACGACTCATGTATACACAGTTGTGTTGGTAAAACTATGTATCATTAAGCTTATTTAATTGAGAATTCATTTGCTATTTATTGGCAAATGTGtgaggaaaaacaaaaagcatttcGCAATCATCCTTGCAAAGTCTGTCTCTTTTCTTTATCTCCTGTCTATGCTGTTTTTGTCCCAAATTTTGTGTTAAATGCACAAAAACGTCACAAATGTCTCTTTCTTTCTCATATAAAGCCAATATTGATCTGTTGTCTGTTTCTGTTTGGTAAGGATACTAATCTAATCATCATTTGTTTCCCTCTATGTTTGATCtcatgttttaagaaaattagAAAATTGGAATAACGAacgatttttttctgattcaggTGAACTGTTAATACCCAAAAGCCATGATGTGAGACTGTATGAAGACATGGATGATGAGCAGCATATTTAGCAAAATATTTAGCTTTCCTTTCTTCCctttaaaatatgttttccttttcaatCAATCTGCATTTTTCCCCtgggaaaaatatttttaatgtttgGTTGATATTGCCCTACATTTCTGAACCTACATTTCTGCGTCTTCGCCTATCTGTTATTGGGTAAAATTGCTGTTTACCATTCCCATTTACCCAAAGAGACTCCCATAAAAACAGAAGGGGATGATCGATCtcaaccctaagggataacactttgggtgtggtcagtaATTCCTACCCCCTTAAGGTAGCACATTCGGTGCGGTCAAGCAATTTCTTTCTCTAAGCATtttgaacactccctaaggaAAAGCAGTTAGCATAATTTCTTACCCTTAAGATAGGACAAACAACCCCATCTGAGTATTTTAGGAGGAGCCCTCCCCCTCCTTAATGGCTGCTGTCAAATGTGATTTCTCTTTTCTTATCTATGCTAACTTTGTCTGGGGTTTTAACTGGGAGGTTAACATTTAAGAATTATATAACTGTGCTGTTAGACTGAAGTAGGAAAAGGATAGtgaattgaaatatttgtatTCACAAAGATTTGTAGTTGCATCTTTCAGCAATTTGGTACCTGTACCTGTGctgtgttttaaaaatggcTGAATATTTTACATAGGTATTTTTGGGTGCAAAATGTTGGGCTCTCTTGCTGCAAACATCTGCAAACATCGTCTCTTGATCTTCTAAGCTGTACTCAACAAAAAAACTGAGTAATGCTGTACATGGCAAGGCATATATGTTAGATTATTTAATTATAGAAATGTAAAATATGAAATATCTGTTCagtatcagttgtctatcaaaTGAAGCTACACAGAGCActgttaataaataaaactaaaatatcagcaatattttttttgttaagctGCAAAAGAAGTTGTGGTTGGGAGGAGGTCCAGCATTTCATTACGGTGGGAGAAATAGctgagataaaataaaatccagCTTGGACCGTGCATCTCAAACAAGTTACAGTATGaaaaagtgggggggggggggaattaaGCATAGAGCACTTTAGTCTTTTTAAAGCATATAGACTGAagtgaattattattatggaTCTCTTTTTTAGTCTCAAAAGAAATTCTAGTCTAGAAGCTCTATTCTTCAGGGAGTCATACACCTTAACTGCCCAAAGATTCCCAATATGAAAATAGGGTAATaaagctggctccgcttttaggcagtgcctaaatctatacaTTAGTACtaatttttcgcgtttttctACATTTTGAGTCCCAACTCTACACTAAAAGTGGCCggtcaaagaaaacagggctaGTTTTTACTTCTACGCTGACCGGtaaatgcttatttgcttgtccagattcgcaaaaaaaataatctcaaaccaatctttATCGCCGTCGATTGCCAACTTTTTGTCTGACATTTGTGGGTCCACATGGCTGTTGTTGCACCACTTCTTTCCTGATTGGCGATTTGGGTTTTTCTAATTACCGCAATACCGCACAAAATATCGCAATACCGCacagaagcacgaggttttgAAGAGCATGCGCGACATCCCGTTAACACCGCAAATAACCTCAACATTTTATTACCTCACATACCGCcgtttaaaaagaaaaatcttgCATCTCGCAGTGTTTTGAAATACTGCATCaccgcatgttttttttactcttttacCGCAATGTCGTAAAAAAGGGCCATTTCCTATTTTTCCATGTATAGTACAATACAATATTCCATAAGCTTATGTATGTATCAGAGTTGTTCGAAAGTTGTCTAAAATAAGAtccaaaataacaataaaacgtCTGCCTCACACTGCGAATAAGCGGCCTCGCTGGTTCCGTTTCGGGTCTCCAAAAGCCTAcaaacagaaaacaatggaaaaccATAACCTTACCACTCGGTCCCGGAAGACAGTTATAGTGGACGTCTCTGTCAGGACATCCTTATGGCCAGAATAGACTTTTCTTTGCAAAACAAACTACCAATTACTGTCGAATctgttgtatcgcgacccgcgttttcaaaacacgatttggtttggttttctgttccgtcagtaaaaccattttGAGCCTATCAGaatctcgctttgtgcacttccctggctatcctcggACGAAAACacgacagtgtcgcgacagaaagccaggcaactgcactaggcaagagatggcaagaatccggttggcttagaataatttgactggcggaacagaaaatcccaaaagacaaaaacaattcGATGTTtcgaaaatgcggcgtcgcgatacaacggattcgacagtaatgtAAATTATAAATGGgataaatatttcttttgcAAAAAGCTTTCACCTTCTTTGTCTGATTTAAGACAAAATTGAGTCGgctattctttattttgtttttcattttttacataTTATCTTAAAAATCATTGTTTGAGAACTAGCAAAACATCCTATGCTGATATCTAATATACTGTAAGCCTAAAAAAATCGTATGAAATTCCTTGTAAGAACAGAGACgaatattttgaaaatgtaGTGATAGCTATTGGCTTTTATTTCACAGAGCGCATGCGCTTCCAGTCCGTGTCCCGTGGGCTCATTTTGTCAAGCTGATTACGAACACGAGTCGTACACCTGCAGGAGTAAGTAACATAATCCCGGAGGGGAGGGTGTGGGGGACTATCCAGAAAAGTAGgtaggggtgatcttttttttAGGGTAAAAAATTtagaccaactgctatctcttGGGGGAGGTTGAAGGATTTTgtcgattctgctatctcttagggtattaAATTCGACCAACTACTATTccttaggtttttttttttcgattccgctatctcttaggatataaaattcgaccaactaCTATTCCTTAGAGGTGTTTAACagtttttccgattctgctatttCTTAGGATATAAAATtcgacgttttttttttcgattctccTATCTCTCAGGGTTAAAAATTACTTCTACCACACCAAATATGGGGGTAAGAATTTTCTGGGAAATCTTGGGTAATTACTTGGGGGTAAGAATAGTTTCTcgacgaacccccccccccccccccaccccctatcTTCTCGAGGCAGGGACAGATCCAGACtccccaaccccctccccccttcgaAGCAGGGACAGATTCAAGGATTCagactcccccaccccctccccccttcgaAGCAGGGACAGATTCAGAAAGGCCAACGAGTCTATGAGGGGCTTAAGATGGAATCTATTTCAGCTGTTAGATAATGAAGGTaagtattttataataaacaagTTCAAACCAAAATTGTatactttttttagaaataataTGCGAGAAGGATCTTGCACAATTGTCGTGCTTGGATGGATTTGCTATCGACGTGGAATGGGCGCTCTGGGGTAGATCATCCATGCAGCCATGTCCTCATCCAAAGGCGCAAATTTGCATCAAGAAAGAGACCGTCCATGAAACACTTCAGAGCATCCGCGGTCTTTGCCAAGATAAAAACTCTTGCAGTTTTACCGCTAATAATACTGTGATAGGGCATGATCCTTGCGCTAAAATTTATAAGTACCTCGAGCTTCGTTATGTGTGCAAGCAGAAGGAGAACAAATAGTCTAGACAAACAGTCGAAACCATATGAACACACCTTTTAATGCTCTTCATTTTTGTTGGCGTAGAAAAGCGTTTGGCAAACGCTCCAGCCAGTCAAGTCCCCCAGGCGTTCTGAACTGGTTTCCTTCAAGAAACAGACTCGTACACAGTCGTTGTTTGCTGTTGTACGGACATCCACAGGAACCCCGAAACCGCATCCTGACCGTCATGCACGGCGCGCTTATCCACCAGATGCATTGTTACGAGTCTGTTCGAGAAACTATAGACTAGACCCTGCTCGCAAGGTTGGCTTGGATACCTGAGGGATTGAATGTGCACAATCTGTGTTGTGACTGTGGGTGTATAATACAAAACCAAGTTTTATTCTACCATAAAAAGATATTATAAAAGCATGTAAAATGTTCACATGCCATATTATTACACTGATTTGGGCAAAAGGACTCCATAAAAGTAAAGGAAAGTAAACTAATGAAGTTTAAAATTGCCTTGGTTGCCCCCAATTAAATTTACTGTTACATCAGAGTGAGTCATTAATATAAGCAATATCGTAAGTAAGTAGTTATAAGTAATCAAGTGATCTCGTCCCAGATCCCACGCATCTCACGGTTATCCAATTAGCACAGTTATCCCGATAAGGACTCGTGACTAGGTGGCGCCAATTCACCTTTAGGGATACTATATTCCCGAAAAGGAGCACTTAATAAACGACTGTGTAACCCTTTTGAATGCCTTCttttctctctctcctctctttgtgtgtgtgttgtaGCGGACTTCAAATATAGTGTGtaatgtcctaataaggaattgACCAAGGGCActagaaaaacgacatttttcaaaacaagattgattgaATGGCACTTTTACACCTTTAATGTCAAAAGGAAAACGCCTATCCGCGCTCCTTTGAATAATAATAAGCCTCATGAGACATGGAAATCCGCTCGTGCAAGCTAGAGAGATTACCCAACCGTCCCAGTACAATAGCAAGTTGTATCTGtgataaagaaaacaaaggaaTTCCTCAATACCGtaaattattctaaaaaaaacacggcGTACCTAAGAGTTCTGAACTCGGCCTAATCCTGTTCTCTATATTGTGTAATGACCTCCTAAGTATAGCCGTTGAACATGGCACACTTCGAGGGTATGCAGTTGACACGACTACTTTAACCACAGCGCCACCACGTGACATGGTAGCAGACAAGCTACACCATCCTAAGCCGCCTGTACACCTGATgccacctcacctcacctcacctcacctcacctcacctcaccacacctcacatcacatcacaacacctcacatcacatcacatcaccacacctcacctcacatcacctcacctcacctcacctcacatcacatcacatcacatcacatcacatcacatcacatcacatcacatcacatcacctcacatcacctcacctcacatcacatcacatcacatcacatcacatcacatcacatcatatcatatcatatcatatttcaattttaaattaacattatatatttttttcatttcacaCAGTATGTTAAAGAGttctttttgcaaaaaaagtaaacaaaaaaaaccttcAGAATAGATCACGTTTGAAGACCAAGAAAGCTTTGACCAACTACTTGTAGTTCTTGTCCATGTGTCTTTCCTGTGGTAATGTAGCTAAGATTATGATCATTAACTTGGGTTCCTCGCTCGCCTAGGTCAGCGGTGGTAACTGGAGACTTCATGCATTTGAGGGAAGAAATTACGAGTGTACCGGAACACGTGATTGCCCCTGCTATCTGTAACACCGGCACGTATGAGCCTAGTAGGTCAGCTAGCCAGCCTGTAGATACATAACAAAGGAAGACGTATGTCAGACTTTTATTACCCTATTTTCTGGCGCTCGTACCGGGTATCCTGTGTGCATACAACACAGGGTGACACATGTCAGACTTTTAATAGCCTAGTTTCTGACGCCCGGCGTCTCTTCCCTCTCATTCAATCGTAAAATTAACATTCCGCTGCAGAAACCAGGCAAATTCCATACTTACTATACTATTGGTATGGGCAACGGGTGATACACTCGTCCCACATCCTTACACGCACAATCAAAACAGGTGAATGACTTGTATGACAATGACTATAGCCCAACCCCACAGCTTGTGTATTTACCGAGTATTGCATAAGGGAAGAAATATGAAGTTTTTATCTCAGACTGGTCGGTTTACATTTATAGCCAAATATCGTTCTTActgtgcgacgcgcgctaccgtgaccacttGCCAGGTTTGTGAACTaaaccaataaggatgcgagaaacgtactATCTGATATGACGcccgctaccgtggccactttgacagttttgtgaagtaagccactATGGATGCAAGAAACGTAccatctgatacgacgcgcgttACCGGGGCCACCTTTACAGTTTTCCGAAGTAAGCAAATAAGGGATGTGAGAAACGTGTTATCTGTTACGACGCGCGCTGCCGGGGCTACCTTtgcagttttgtgaagtaagccaataaagACGCGaaaaacgtgctatctgataaAACGCGCGCTGACCCACTTGACAGGTTTGTGAAGTAAACCAATAAGGATgtgagaaacgtgctatctgatacgacgcgcgcttccgtggccaccttgacagttttgtgaagtaagccattaaggatgcgagaaacgtgctgATTTGATTGGCATGGAACTTCGCCAGCCAATTAGCGTGGCAAAAAAACGTATAAAAACACGACGAACCAAACCAAGTTAAGCCAGTGTCAATCATAAGTCTGATTCTCACATACTAACTGACTAATTTTCTCAAAACCTTGTGGCCACGTTAGAGTGCGTCGCACTTTTTAACTCATACAAAGTGACAAGGGTTTTCATGGATCTTTTCATTACGTCCCACTTCCACACACTCTGTAAATACACGCTCCGTTGGCTTGGGCTGCCTATGCTATATGCTTGTTAAGTTGACCCTTCTCTTACCTGCAAATGGTGGACCACCCGCGTATCCCAACGAAATGACACCGAAGAAGAAACCGAATGCGCGCGCAATTTTGCGACCGGAACATGCGCGAACAATTATGATATTCCCACATGAGACGTAATGGCCTTCAGCAAGACCATTCGCACAGTAGCACACCATCAAAACGGCAAAGGACGTGGTAAAAGATGCGACAATCGTGGATAGACCTGAGGAAGAACAAGGAAGGTGAAAAATACGTGGCACAGAGAAAGGGAAAAAATAGTGTTTTAGATATCAACATACGAACAGTTTCCCGGggaaggaaaaaaacacgaaaaaatGCAGTCAAATGCTTTTGACTAACATGTGCTATTAGTTTCTCAATAACATGCACATGTTACTTCTTGAAGGGGTCAGTGTTtttttgtaggcttttaattgtgtacaaacagttgaactttaagctgtcaatgatttgttaaaataatatgcaatatcttattgaaaactatgtttattgacagtttgtggtcatttcctttgaatttaagtctccaaaggaaatgtaccaaaggctcaaaagtcaatattaaaatttgaactttgattcattgtgtccgggcccggagagctattgcaaagctcttaccatgacactgccgCTTTAAAGCTTTAAATTTATGTGCCCGAAGATATCCCGAGCTTCCTGCATCTTCGGGCAGCCTGTAACGGATGACAGACATTGAACAACGACTCTAGATCTAAGTGCTTGTCCCATAACGGCGCATACAACGGGAGGTCGCATTACAAATACTTGACTAGTTAAAAAACgaaaacacaaaatataaatcGCGCGCCAATTGTAAACATGTTTTGCTCCCTTGAATCATAAACACGGCAGTAGGATGACAACAAATTAGCGCAGCGGTATCTGAGCAATTACGCCAAGTAGCAGGGTCCTGGATTACCTGCAAATAAACAGGAGAGACCATAGATATAGACGGTATACAAGGGCATGACGTCACCAAGCCTTCCTCCGCCCAGTCTACCAACGGTTGAGCTTACGCCAAAACCGATATAAAGCCAGGCGGCCTGGGTTGACGATAGACCAACATCCTGGACATAGCGGCCCTGCAAGAGGGGGATATGTGTTATAGAGGACTGGAAATAAGGGTTTAATACCAAGGAGAGAGGCAGTTCGCCGAATAACAGCCTGATGGCGCAGCCCGATTACATGATCTATAACTAGAAAATAACAATTTACACTGGTGGAAAGAGACAAAATTCAATAATAGATGACTATGCTAGAGGGGGGAGGAATAGTATAACAGACATCAAAGACGATCAGGTAAGAGCAAAGAGTAGGGGAGGCACATAAGTAGCTATGCTAGAGGGGGGAGGAATAGTATAACAGACATCAAAGACGATCAGGGAAGAGCAAAGAGTAGGGGAGGCACATAAGTAGCTATGctagagggggggagggatagTATAACAGACATCAAAGACGATCAGGGAAGAGCAAAGATAAGGAGAGGCACATAAGTAGCTATGCTAGAGGGGGGAGGAATAGTATAACAGACATCAAAGACGATCAGGGAAGAGCAAAGATAAGGAGAGGCACATAGCTATGCTAGGTGGAGATAGAGGGtatgataattattatatgAAAACTGAAGGCACAGTGAAGAAGGTTAGAGAAGAGCAAAGTTGATGATAGGGGCATAGCAACCCTGACAACAATCAAAAGATGGTTGTTACATAGAACTTGGCACAGGAGAAGGAAAAGGGGGAAAGGTTTAGTGGGGTgatcataaataacaaaaagaatgaaaaaaataggAAGAGGATGGTTGAAGGACTATTGTATCTTTTACTAGATGTACGAGCATAGTAAATTAACGAGTAACTAG carries:
- the LOC116619504 gene encoding uncharacterized protein LOC116619504 produces the protein MDLGLFVLLLQCVALLAKMCASQVLQASNGGFLKEKKMYLNVTVKEVHKVNRVAQCAVKSMRDHKSYSFNFAVKPDECGTYLCEVLYTDRYNDSDKYHKNENFDHYNKKSACASSPCPVGSFCQADYEHESYTCRKIICEKDLAQLSCLDGFAIDVEWALWGRSSMQPCPHPKAQICIKKETVHETLQSIRGLCQDKNSCSFTANNTVIGHDPCAKIYKYLELRYVCKQKENK